DNA sequence from the Acidobacteriota bacterium genome:
AGAAGCGAAGCGACCACGAGCCTGGCAGGTTTGCCTACGACGGCATCGATCGAGTGATGCACGAGCGGGCGCGGCTCAGCATCATGACCTCGCTGGTTACGCGCACCGAGGGGCTCCTGTTCGGCGAGTTGAAACACCTGTGCGGCCTGACCGACGGCAATCTGAGCCGTCATCTCGACGTGCTTCGCGACGCCGGCCTGGTCGAGATCTGGAAAGGGTTCGAGGGACGGCGCCCCCAGACGCTCTGCCGGCTCACGCCCGAAGGGCGCCGGCGATTCGTCGAGTACCTGGAAGAGCTGGAGAAGGTGGTCAAGGACGCGTTGCCGCGAGCGACCAGGCGACCCGAACGGCTCCCATCGCTCCCGCCGGGCTGGATGCCGGCTGAGTCGTAAGGTCGTAAGTAAGTGTGACAGTCACACTTAATAAGTGTGACAGTCACACTTTCCGGTTTGTAGGACAAACACCGACAAACTAAACGATCCGGCCCCGCCGATAGTCTTTACCGGCATGCGCCGTTCGCCCGAACGGCGCAGCAAACCAGCGCCTCCAGTCAGGACCGTGATGCGGATCCTCAAAGCCTTGGGCAGCGACGCACAGCCCTGCGGCTGCCTCATCGGTATCTACGAGACGTACGGCGGGCACGTCGTGCGTCTCGTGGACTCGACAGGCGAGTCGTGCGCTCGCCATCGCCTGGATCAACAAATCGAGCCGGGCGAGATGGCAATCCACACCCCGGAGCTTTCGCGGGCGCGTTCCTCCGACTGAAGCTTCTCCAGGTGCGCGACGACGCTGCCGCGGGCCGCATCGTTCAGCTTGGGGTGGAGCGTGGGATAGAGGTGCGCCACGAGGTCGTCAACGCTGCGCGCCCGCGCGGCCAGCGCCTCGACAATCTGCTGCTCCCGCTCAATCCGGTGCGCGATGTACTGCCGCAGCAGCCCCTCGACGTCGCGGATTACCGGCCCGTGCGACGGAAGCAGCACGGACGGCTTCATGGCCATGACGCGCTCGAGCGACCGAAGGTACTCGGCGACGCTGCCGCCTCGTCCCCCCGGAATCACCACGCTCATCCCGCGCACGGCGAGGTCGCCGGAAAACAGCGAGCGCGTGCCCTCGTGCCACAGGCAGACATGGTCCGGCGCGTGGCCGGGCGTGTGCACCACGGTCAACACGGCACCCCCCGCGCGCAATTGATCTCCATCGCGGAGCGGCGTCCACGGCACGGGATACTTCACGTCGCGGTCCGGCCATGGCACCTTCAGGAATTCCGCCGACGGCCACCGGGCCGCGAGCGCCTGCGCGCCGGAAGCGTGATCGGAATGCGCGTGCGTGACAATCACGCGGGCGAGCGCCGCGCCGGCAAGCTGCTCCTCGATGGCAGCGACGTGCGCCGCGTTGCCCACACCAGCGTCGATGAGCGCCGGTTCTGCGCCGGGCAGCAGATACGTGTTGTTCCCGGTGCGGCCGGTATAGATGCTGGGGTTGTTGGCTGGGAGAGGAGTGAAGTGCACTGTCTGGGTTCAGGGTTCAGGAAAAGTCAGAAGTGTACTCGCAGGCGCGCGTAGAGGAAATCGCGGTCGGCGAAACGCCCGATTGCGTCGGCGCTCCTGCCGATGAACCATCCCACCGACCCTTCAATCGCGACATCTTCCACAAGCTCCATCGACGTGATGTTCCGGGCAAACGCCGACCGATCCGTCATGTTGTATACCGCGAAGGTTCGCCGGCGGCCGATTCGCGATGGACGAGCAACGTGCCGCTCACGTGGAACCGACCGGCCCGCCGGTCGACACCGGCGCCCACGTCCACCCGATCGACGTCGCTGTGAATCGCGGCGACCTCGCCGCGCAGCGCCCAGTTCTCCCGCGCGGTCTCGAAGTCGCCGCCGACCATCGTCAAACGCGGGAAGGTCCGCGCCGCCTGCATCAGCGGCGCGAGCGCCAGCGGGTCGGGCGGCTGCACCTTGAAGGTCCCGAACGCGTCGAACCCTCGGTACGCGGCCACTGACCAGTCCCACCGCCCCGCCGTCGCGGAGACGCGGGCGCCTCCCTGCACGTTTCGCAGGGACGTTGGCGGCTCGAGCACCGCGGGGTCGAGCGGCCGGCACACGCCGATGCCCAGGCAGACGATGCGGTCTGCTTCCAGGTTGAAGGGTGACGCGCGCTCGTCGAGCAGATCGAATGATCCGCGCGTAAAGGTCGGCACGAGCACGGCATCCATCGTCGCGCGCTCGCCGAAAAAGAGGCGTCCTCGGACGAGGGGTACGGCGAGCCGCGCCTCCGATCGGCCTTCCAGGAAGAACCGCGCCAGGTCCAGGGGATTCACGATATCGGTCGGCTGAATCTCGTCGAGGCGGCCCCATACCACGCGCGTGTAGCCGGCGCGCAGGTCCGCCCGAGCCCCGGCCACCTCGACGTACGCCTCCTGCGGCCGCGCGGTGACGTCGCGCGCCGTCTGGCCGCGGCCCCTGTCGGCCACGAGTCCCTCCACGAAGCCGGCCAGATGGATTGTGAGGCGGCCGAGGCCGAACTTCTCCTCGGCGAAGAGCCGCGCCCGCAGCTCGGTGACGGGGACCGGCGCGTTCGGCAGACGATCCACAGCCAGCCAGACATAGCCGCTGGGGCGCGTCTGCGCGGTCAGCTCACCGCAAGACGCGCAGAACACGCTGAAGACGACGACAGGCAGGACGACGCGCACGTTGGTGTTCATGCTCCCGCGGCTTCCGCGCGTTCCGCGGTGAGTGCCCGCTCCCCCTGGAACCACGGCACAAGTTTGATAATCGCCGGCAGCACGAACACCTCCGCCAGGAACGCGGTGGCCATCGTCAGACCGAGCAGGCCGCCGAACCACGCGGTAGGACGGTATTCAGACGCCAGCAGCACGCCGAATCCCGCGCTGTTGATGATCGCCGTGGTGAGCGCCGCGCGGCCTTCGAAAACTGTCGCCGCCTCGATCGCGCGGTCTACCGTCGCGCCGTGCGCGCGGTCCCTGCGGAACCGGTTGATGAAATGGATCGTGTCGTCGTCCACGACGCCCAGCGCAACGCTCGAGACCATGATGGTCGCCACGTTCATCGAGATGTCGAGCCATCCCATCATGCCCAGCACGGCCAGCACCGGAAAGAGGTTCGGGAAGATCGCGAGCACGCCGAAACGCGCCGACCGGAAGACCAGGAAGATCACGCCGAACACGGTGACGAAGGCCGTCGCGAAGCTGCTCAGCTGCGAGGTCACCAGGTAATGGTCGAGCGTGGAAAAGAGCCGGCCGGACCCCGTGACGGTCGGCGTGATGGTCGTGCCGGCAAACGCGTCGGCCGCGATCTGCTCCGCCTTTTCAATCTGCGCGAAGACGAGGTCCGAACTCATCGACGCGAGCTTCACGGACATCTGCGCGCGCGAGTAATCGCTCGCCACGATCCGTTCCAGCTCGCCGCGACCGCGGTCCGACAGGCCGAAGACAAACAGCTCCTGGGCAATGGCCGGCGCGTCGGCCGGCAGGACCGCGGATTCCGGCCGGCCATCGTGCAGCTCGCGGTTGATGCGTTTCACGTAGTCGGCGACCGACGTCGCCTTCTTCACGTACGGCAGCCGCAGCAGCTCCGCCGACACGCGCTCCATCCGGCGCATCGCGTCCGGCGACTTCAGGGAATCCGGCGGACCTTCCAGCAGGATGTTGAAGCTGTAGATGCCGGACAGCTCCTCGTCGATGACGGCCGCCGACGTGCTCAGCGGGTGACGCTTGCTGAAGAAATTGATGTGATTGGTGTCCACGTACAGCCGGCTCGTGCCGGCAATCGTGACGGCGCCGATCGCGGCGGCGATCGACAGCACGAGCCTCGGTCGGCCGGCGGAGAGCCTCGCGACGCGCCGAAGCGGCTCGACCAGATACGTCTCGTGAGGCGCCGCCGATGCAGTGTCGCGGCGGACCCACGCGAGCAGCGAGGGCACGAGCACGAGGGAGATGACGAAGTCGATCATGATGCCGGCGGCCGACCCGATCCCGAACTGCCGGACCGCGACAACGTCGCTCGTGGCGAGCGAGAGCATGCCGAGCGCCGTGGTGACGCTCGCGCCGAGCAGCGGCGCGAACAAGTGGCTGACCGTGGCCTTGAACGCGGCTTCCGCGTCCCGGTGGCGCCGCTCGTGCTCAAAGTGCTGCATGATGTGCACGTCGTCGGCGATCGCGAGGACGATGATGAGCGGCACGAGCATGCTCGTGAGCACGTTGTAGGTGAAGCCGATCACCGTGTAGAGGCCGAGGGTCCAGAACACGCTGACGAGCACCGCGAACATCGCCAGCGCGGTGCGCCGCCACGACCGGAACATCAGGTAGATGGCGGCCAGCGTGAGGAGAAGGATCGGGGGGGTGAACTTCGCCGTGTTGTCGAGGGTGATCCGGTTATAGGTTTCGCTGATCTCCAGGCTGCCGTTGAAGTGCGCGGTCAGGCCGGCCGGCAGCCGCGAGGTCACCGCGCGGTGCACCGCGTCGACCACCTGCGCCCGCACCTCGTCCACCCGGTCCTCGTCGAAGCCCACGACGATCGCGACGACCCGCTCGTCGTCCGATACGAGGTCGCCGCGAATGAAGTCGTCCCGCATCGCGAGCCGCCGGACGGCAGCGATGCCCTGCTCGCGGAAGACGTCGGACAGCGGCCGCACGAGCAGCGTGGCGTCGTCGTCGGAACTTCGGTCGGAGGGGCGAGCATTTTCGCCGGCGGCCGAAACTGACGGTGTACGATCACGGCCGCCTGCGAAAACGCCCGTCCCTCCGACCTGGCTGGCACCCGAGACGATGTTCGTCGTGGCGAGGCTGTCGGCGCGCTGCACGAGCCGGATGCGCTGGATGTCCGCCGTGGCGCGTTCCAGGAACTGGAAGCGCTCGGCGGTGAATACGGTCCCTTCTTCCGCCTTCAGCGCGACGATCAGGGTGCGCGTGCCGCCGAATTCCTTCCTGAAGCGTTCGTACTGCTGAAAGACCGGATCGTCGCGGGAGAACCACGCGGTGATGTCGTTGTCGATCCTGGTGATGACGCCGAGCGACGGCAGAGACAGGACGGCGCCCAGCACGATCAGCGCCGACAGCGGTTTCCGCCAGCGATAGAGGAAGACGGCGAGACGATCGCTCATCGGCCTGCGCCGCGCTCCAACTCGCGGCGCGAGAACTGCGCGTCGGAGAGCCCGGCGTTGTACTCGATGCGCTCGACCCGCAGGCGCGTCCGCGTCCGATCGAGCAGGTTGGACATCCCGGCCTCGAGGACGGTCCAGATGCCCTGGATCTTGTCGAGCCGTGTGACCGCGTACACCTTTTCGCCCTCGTCGCGGCGATTGAACACTTCGGCGCCTACGACCACGAAATCTGTTGTGACAACCGATACCACTCGCGGATACTTCGCGCTCGCGTCCTTGCGCTTCGACTCAAGGCGATAGGCGGGCTGCGTGGTACCGTCGGGGGCGCGCCACGTCGCGTTGTCCGCCGGGCTGCCGAGCAAGGCGTAGGTATAGTCGTCGAATTCGCGCCCGCCGATGTCCTCGTAGCTGAAGTCGGTGCCGACGAAGCTCTCCTGCGCTTCCGATCCGGCGATCCGTCGCACCCGGCCGAGCGAGGGCAGGTACAGAAACCGTTCGTCTTCCGCCGCCGGATGCTCCCAGACGAGGAAGCTGGTGCCCCTGATGTCCTCCGGGCGCGTGAAGCGCGTCAGGACCTTGTCCCCTTCCCGTCCGGCGCCTCGCTTGGACAGCAGGGTGAGCGTGCGCTCGCGCGCGCGGCCGTGGCGATCGTAGAGCGTCAGGTGGAGCGTGCCGCGGGAATCGCGTCCGGTATCGCGATCCTGGATCTGGCGCGCCACCCACTCGCCGGTCACCTTGCCCTGCGCGTGCAGGGGATCCGTGTCGGCCCCACCTCCAGGCAGGAAGCAGACAACCAGAGCCGCTCCGAGCGATCGCATCGCCTTGAGGGGCACGGCATCGATCGTATCTCAGACCGTGGGGATCCCGCGATGCGCCGCCCGCGGAGCGCTGTTTCCGGGCGCCAGCTCGCGCTATCATTCCCGCATGGTGTTGATCTTCGGCAAGGACGGCTGCCCGTACACCGAGGCCGCGCGGCAGGACCACGAGCGGCGCAAGGTCCCGTTCGAGTACTTGAACGTCAAGAAGGACAAGGCCGCGCTCACGCGCATGCTCGAGTTCTCGCACGGCGAGCGCCGCGTGCCCGTCATCGTCGAGGGCACGAGCGTCACGATCGGTTTCGACGGCGGAACTTGAGGTGTGTGACGGCCGCCGTGCGCGGCACCAGCAAGACACCTGTCAGACGAGCTTCTTGTTGAGCAGCTCCCGCCACCGCTCGGGCACCGGCACCGGCGTGTTCTTCGCGTAGTCGTAGACGACCTGGACGGTCTTCGCGTTCGCGATGAGCCGGCCGTCCTCGCCGCTCACGATTTCGT
Encoded proteins:
- a CDS encoding transcriptional regulator; amino-acid sequence: MTKKRSDHEPGRFAYDGIDRVMHERARLSIMTSLVTRTEGLLFGELKHLCGLTDGNLSRHLDVLRDAGLVEIWKGFEGRRPQTLCRLTPEGRRRFVEYLEELEKVVKDALPRATRRPERLPSLPPGWMPAES
- a CDS encoding MBL fold metallo-hydrolase, which produces MHFTPLPANNPSIYTGRTGNNTYLLPGAEPALIDAGVGNAAHVAAIEEQLAGAALARVIVTHAHSDHASGAQALAARWPSAEFLKVPWPDRDVKYPVPWTPLRDGDQLRAGGAVLTVVHTPGHAPDHVCLWHEGTRSLFSGDLAVRGMSVVIPGGRGGSVAEYLRSLERVMAMKPSVLLPSHGPVIRDVEGLLRQYIAHRIEREQQIVEALAARARSVDDLVAHLYPTLHPKLNDAARGSVVAHLEKLQSEERARESSGVWIAISPGSIC
- a CDS encoding MMPL family transporter, with protein sequence MSDRLAVFLYRWRKPLSALIVLGAVLSLPSLGVITRIDNDITAWFSRDDPVFQQYERFRKEFGGTRTLIVALKAEEGTVFTAERFQFLERATADIQRIRLVQRADSLATTNIVSGASQVGGTGVFAGGRDRTPSVSAAGENARPSDRSSDDDATLLVRPLSDVFREQGIAAVRRLAMRDDFIRGDLVSDDERVVAIVVGFDEDRVDEVRAQVVDAVHRAVTSRLPAGLTAHFNGSLEISETYNRITLDNTAKFTPPILLLTLAAIYLMFRSWRRTALAMFAVLVSVFWTLGLYTVIGFTYNVLTSMLVPLIIVLAIADDVHIMQHFEHERRHRDAEAAFKATVSHLFAPLLGASVTTALGMLSLATSDVVAVRQFGIGSAAGIMIDFVISLVLVPSLLAWVRRDTASAAPHETYLVEPLRRVARLSAGRPRLVLSIAAAIGAVTIAGTSRLYVDTNHINFFSKRHPLSTSAAVIDEELSGIYSFNILLEGPPDSLKSPDAMRRMERVSAELLRLPYVKKATSVADYVKRINRELHDGRPESAVLPADAPAIAQELFVFGLSDRGRGELERIVASDYSRAQMSVKLASMSSDLVFAQIEKAEQIAADAFAGTTITPTVTGSGRLFSTLDHYLVTSQLSSFATAFVTVFGVIFLVFRSARFGVLAIFPNLFPVLAVLGMMGWLDISMNVATIMVSSVALGVVDDDTIHFINRFRRDRAHGATVDRAIEAATVFEGRAALTTAIINSAGFGVLLASEYRPTAWFGGLLGLTMATAFLAEVFVLPAIIKLVPWFQGERALTAERAEAAGA
- a CDS encoding outer membrane lipoprotein-sorting protein, encoding MPLKAMRSLGAALVVCFLPGGGADTDPLHAQGKVTGEWVARQIQDRDTGRDSRGTLHLTLYDRHGRARERTLTLLSKRGAGREGDKVLTRFTRPEDIRGTSFLVWEHPAAEDERFLYLPSLGRVRRIAGSEAQESFVGTDFSYEDIGGREFDDYTYALLGSPADNATWRAPDGTTQPAYRLESKRKDASAKYPRVVSVVTTDFVVVGAEVFNRRDEGEKVYAVTRLDKIQGIWTVLEAGMSNLLDRTRTRLRVERIEYNAGLSDAQFSRRELERGAGR
- a CDS encoding glutaredoxin family protein, producing the protein MVLIFGKDGCPYTEAARQDHERRKVPFEYLNVKKDKAALTRMLEFSHGERRVPVIVEGTSVTIGFDGGT